In the genome of Maribacter forsetii DSM 18668, the window AAACCTTGGTGCCGGAAGTAGTTAAAGAACTTAAAAGCTACGGTCGTGAAGATATTATGGTCATTGTTGGCGGAGTAATACCGAAACAAGATTATGGTTTTCTTAAGGAAGCTGGTGCAACTGCAGTTTTTGGGCCTGGAACCAAGATCAGTGATGCGGCGATTCAGTTGTTGGAAATACTTTTGGAATAAATTGGTAATACGATAAACTAAAAATGCCCAAGCAATGAAATTGCTCGGGCATTTTTAGTTTATCATTAAAAGAAGTTACGCAGCGGCAACTTCTACATTACTCTCTTTATTCTTTAACCAGAAATATAGAATGGTAAATAGTACTATAAGTATAGCAGGGAAAAGTACCATAGTACCTAAAGTTTCTTGACCTGAGACTAATTCTAATTCATCACCTGTGAATCCTTGTGCTTCTGCAGCTGCTCTGTCAGCATCGATCCAACCACCAATAATAGGTTGAAAAATTGAAGATGAGAACATCCCTATAGCTCCAATAATAGACATGCCTAAGGCACCTGTTTTTGGTGTCTTAGTGGCAGCCAAACCAATCATGTTTGGCCAGAAGTAAGCAACACCCAATGCAAATATTACAGCGGCAACATAAGCCATTGCCCCTGTTTGCGTGCTAAATAAATAAATACCTAAAGTTGCTAGAATTGCAGATCCTAATAACACTCCCGTTTGGTTGAATTTCGCTACCATGCTGCCTCCAAAGAAACGTGCTACAGCCATTAAGCCTGCCGTCAGTGCTAAAATTAAAGTTGGTTCAGCTCCACTTTTAGAAAGAATAAGTCCAACCCATTGGTTAGGTCCAAATTCAGAAATTGCTGTTAGTGCCATACATATTGCAATGAACAAAAATAACGGAGTAAACATACCTTTTAAGTTTCCGCTAATGGTTGCAGCTTCTTCAATTTTAGCTTTAGGCCATGTTTGACCAAAGAATAAAAACGCATAAATAACCGCTGGTATTAGTAATAACCATACTTGGCTCTGACCAATGATTCCCATATCTGTCATAAAACCAGATAATAAGCTTCCTACAGCAATACCTCCTGGGAACCACATATGAAACCTATTTAGCATCGTACTCATTCTATTACCCTTGTAAGCATCTGCGATCATAGGGTTACAAGCAGCTTCGGTACAGCCGTTACCAAGTCCAATTAAGAGGTTGGCAACCAAAAGACCCATATAACTTCCTGAAAAAATTAAAAGTAAAATACCAATGGCATGTGCAAAAAATGCAAATTGCATAATGACTTTGCCACCTACTTTATGATAGATCAAACCACCAATGACCATAGCAATTGGAAAACCTAAAAACCACATGGAGGTTATAAGTCCCGCTTGACTAGCGCTTAATTCTAATTCTGTTTTTAATTGATCTAATATACCTGCCGCAATGGCAAAAGAGAATGCCGTGGTAATTAAAGCGAAACAGCTGGCATAAAAAAGCCTATTCGCATTTACTCTAGAAGTTGAGTTAGAACTGTCCATATTTAAATTGATTTAGTTGTTGTTTTGCATAATTTGCTAAACTAATAAAAATGAAATAATATCAATGCTTTTTTAGTAAAATGATACCTTATCTACGACATAAAGCACAAAAAATAGTATTTATATAATTTTTAATGTTTTTTATGCAATGAGCTGTATATAGATTTGAACAGTATAGTGTTGATTATGAACTATTAGCTAACTTGTAGTCTAAATAACCACCTTTAATTATAAATTATGAAATACGCTATTTATGTTCTTTTTGCTTTTATTTTCACAAGTTGTGCCGATGTAAATACAAGAACTGAAAATGAAAAAAGCTCTATTGTAATTGCCAATGAAGATTATAACCCTGAGGCTATACTGGATAGTTTAGATATAAAGCTTAGGGATCAAGGAACTCCTGTTGCAAATTACGTACATGCGGCAAGAACGGGAAATTTGTTATTCTTGGCAGGCAAAGGTCCAAAACAAGCGAATGGAGAAAATATTGTTGGTAAGTTGGGCGATAGTTTAACAGTAGAACAAGGTTACCAAGCTGCACGCGAAGTAGGTATTAACCAGTTATCAGTGTTAAAAGCTGAATTAGGCAATCTTAATAAAGTAAAAAGGATAGTAAGTGTGCATGGTATGGTGAACGCTTCGCCAGATTTCAAAGATCATTCAAAAGTTATTAATGGTTATTCAGACCTTATGGTAGAAGTCTTTGGTGATAATGGAAAGCATGCGCGAGCTGCTGTTGGTATGGGTTCTTTGCCAGGAAACATGGCTGTAGAGGTAGAAATGGTTGTTGAGGTTTATGAGTAAGTTTAATTGGACATTGATTTTATTACAGAATATAGATGTGTTAAATATGTTCTCCTGTAAATTTTCATAACGTCTGTTTTTAGGTTATTAAATATTTATTCGAACCAAATTTTTGATATTGCCATGTTACAACCGGTTTTACTTCTAGAGTCGAATTGTAACCTTATAAAATCAATATCAGAAAATGTAAAATCATCGCCGGTCGGCTTTATTTCTGAAAACG includes:
- a CDS encoding MFS transporter; the encoded protein is MDSSNSTSRVNANRLFYASCFALITTAFSFAIAAGILDQLKTELELSASQAGLITSMWFLGFPIAMVIGGLIYHKVGGKVIMQFAFFAHAIGILLLIFSGSYMGLLVANLLIGLGNGCTEAACNPMIADAYKGNRMSTMLNRFHMWFPGGIAVGSLLSGFMTDMGIIGQSQVWLLLIPAVIYAFLFFGQTWPKAKIEEAATISGNLKGMFTPLFLFIAICMALTAISEFGPNQWVGLILSKSGAEPTLILALTAGLMAVARFFGGSMVAKFNQTGVLLGSAILATLGIYLFSTQTGAMAYVAAVIFALGVAYFWPNMIGLAATKTPKTGALGMSIIGAIGMFSSSIFQPIIGGWIDADRAAAEAQGFTGDELELVSGQETLGTMVLFPAILIVLFTILYFWLKNKESNVEVAAA
- a CDS encoding RidA family protein, which produces MKYAIYVLFAFIFTSCADVNTRTENEKSSIVIANEDYNPEAILDSLDIKLRDQGTPVANYVHAARTGNLLFLAGKGPKQANGENIVGKLGDSLTVEQGYQAAREVGINQLSVLKAELGNLNKVKRIVSVHGMVNASPDFKDHSKVINGYSDLMVEVFGDNGKHARAAVGMGSLPGNMAVEVEMVVEVYE